From Thermus brockianus, the proteins below share one genomic window:
- a CDS encoding LexA family protein, translating into MKLPSGQQRVLKAVAEMVQEGLSPTAHDLTRLLGLRPQTLRQHLEALERKGLLRLHPAGHGRPTHLELTPEGLLVAGTAIPLVGRIPAGPLEESLEEAEGLLALPGRPGLFALVVEGDSMAEYLLEGDVVVVERGPRPRRGEVAAVLHQGRTTLKYVYLEGDEVVLRPHNPAYPTLRLPAGEVEVQGVFRFLLRGREALEALKILRRL; encoded by the coding sequence ATGAAACTGCCTTCCGGGCAACAGCGGGTGCTGAAGGCCGTGGCGGAAATGGTCCAGGAGGGGCTTTCCCCCACGGCCCACGACCTCACGCGCCTCCTTGGCCTGCGGCCCCAAACCCTGCGGCAACACCTCGAGGCCCTGGAGAGGAAGGGCCTCCTCCGCCTCCACCCCGCCGGCCACGGCCGCCCCACCCACCTGGAACTCACCCCCGAGGGCCTCCTGGTGGCGGGGACGGCCATCCCCTTGGTGGGCCGCATCCCCGCAGGCCCCCTGGAGGAGTCCCTCGAGGAGGCCGAGGGCCTCCTGGCCCTCCCGGGCAGGCCCGGCCTCTTCGCCCTGGTGGTGGAGGGGGACAGCATGGCCGAGTACCTCCTGGAGGGGGACGTGGTGGTGGTGGAGCGGGGGCCCAGGCCGAGGCGGGGCGAGGTGGCGGCGGTCCTCCACCAAGGGCGGACCACCTTGAAGTACGTCTACCTGGAGGGGGATGAGGTGGTCCTCAGGCCCCACAACCCCGCCTACCCCACCCTGCGCCTCCCCGCGGGGGAGGTGGAGGTGCAGGGGGTCTTCCGCTTCCTCCTGCGGGGGCGGGAGGCCCTGGAGGCCCTCAAGATCCTGCGGAGGCTCTAG
- a CDS encoding M12 family metallopeptidase, protein MAAPWEPVWVALPDGREALVMGRVIPHDPNHLLVEGDILVPRRSFPRPGEVAPQGFTLEPFFYGALWPQGRVPYTIDPAVNEAQRARILEAIAHIEEKTSIRFVERTSEPDYVRFMVDNDQDTCWSPVGWVGGAQDLDVYCGRDGVPSTGTVVHEILHALGFWHEHSRSDRDEYVEILWDNIVDEYRYAFDKLGLKGRLQGAYDYDSVMHYSARAFSKNGQLTIRPKNGVPPERLGQRQGLSQGDIAAIQAYYGTPLLRLQGWFHQTTFLEAYAFSQELRNVGAVPFQVLRVEVGGTWLEDATPPTGVLPPGASVPLGLKAKACPGPGLQTDTLRLELEGGTVYTLARTRACYRNQEPRQMTLLRLDPVGPESLQLTFAEWSWAKRYRLEAKVGQQAISTPYSEIQMDRPQPLYAAVLRLEGRSGQEVCLTLTPLDSTVNPPTSAEACHVVP, encoded by the coding sequence GTGGCAGCTCCCTGGGAGCCCGTGTGGGTGGCGTTACCGGACGGACGGGAAGCCCTGGTAATGGGCAGGGTCATTCCCCACGACCCCAACCACCTGCTGGTAGAAGGGGACATCCTGGTGCCGCGGCGCTCCTTTCCAAGACCTGGAGAGGTTGCGCCGCAGGGGTTTACTTTGGAGCCCTTTTTCTATGGAGCTTTGTGGCCCCAGGGCCGGGTACCTTACACCATTGACCCAGCGGTGAACGAGGCCCAGCGGGCCCGGATCCTCGAGGCCATCGCGCACATTGAGGAGAAGACCTCCATCCGCTTCGTAGAGCGCACCAGCGAGCCGGATTACGTGCGCTTTATGGTGGACAACGACCAGGACACCTGTTGGTCACCCGTAGGGTGGGTAGGTGGCGCGCAGGACTTGGACGTGTACTGCGGCCGAGATGGGGTTCCGTCCACGGGCACGGTGGTTCACGAGATCCTCCATGCCCTGGGCTTTTGGCACGAGCATAGCCGCAGCGACCGCGATGAGTACGTGGAGATCCTTTGGGACAACATCGTGGACGAGTACCGCTACGCCTTTGATAAGCTAGGCCTGAAAGGGCGCCTCCAAGGGGCTTACGATTATGACTCCGTCATGCACTACTCCGCCCGGGCCTTCTCCAAGAACGGCCAGCTCACCATCCGGCCCAAGAACGGGGTGCCCCCAGAGCGGCTCGGGCAACGCCAAGGGCTAAGTCAGGGGGACATCGCGGCCATCCAGGCCTATTACGGGACGCCGCTCTTGCGCCTTCAGGGCTGGTTCCACCAAACCACCTTCTTGGAGGCCTATGCCTTTTCGCAAGAACTGCGCAATGTCGGGGCGGTGCCTTTCCAGGTCTTGCGCGTGGAGGTGGGCGGGACCTGGTTGGAAGACGCCACGCCCCCCACAGGTGTTCTCCCCCCTGGTGCAAGCGTCCCGTTGGGCCTCAAAGCCAAGGCCTGCCCCGGGCCCGGCCTACAAACCGATACCCTGCGCCTAGAGCTGGAAGGAGGGACGGTTTACACCCTGGCCCGCACCCGGGCCTGCTACCGCAACCAAGAACCCCGCCAGATGACCCTGCTACGGCTTGACCCCGTGGGTCCCGAATCGTTGCAGCTCACCTTTGCCGAGTGGAGTTGGGCTAAGCGATACCGTTTGGAGGCCAAGGTGGGCCAACAAGCGATTTCCACGCCCTACAGCGAAATCCAGATGGACCGGCCTCAGCCCCTTTACGCTGCCGTACTCCGCCTGGAAGGGCGGAGCGGTCAGGAGGTGTGCCTCACCCTCACGCCCCTGGACTCCACGGTGAATCCCCCCACCTCGGCCGAGGCTTGCCACGTCGTCCCGTGA